The genomic region CGCTATATGTTGAGCGAACATTGCAACATTGACCCGCGCAACGTGCACGCATACGTCCTCGGCGAGCATGGCGACAGCGAGGTGGCCGCATGGAGCCTCACCCACATCGGCGGAATCCCGATCCTTCAGTTCTGTTCCGCCTGCGAGATCAACTGCTCGGTCGAAGAGCGGAAACGCATCTCGGATGCCGTCCGCGATTCGGCCTACCATATTATCGAGTACAAGGGCGCCACAAATTTCGCCGTCAGCCTTGCGCTCGACAATATCGTCGGCGCGATCGTCCGAGATTCAAACAGTGTTTTGACCGTTTCGATACCGCTGGAGGGACAATTCGGACTGTCGAACGTCGCACTGAGCGTGCCGGCGGTAATCAATCAAAACGGTGTCAGCCGCATCCTGCAGGCTACCCTCTCCGAGGACGAACTCAAAGGACTGGAGAGATCGGCGGCAGCCTTAAAGAACGTCATCAGCCAGCTCAGTATCTAAAATACTCTGGCCGGGACTTCCCGCTTTCCCGCGCAAGAAACCACAGCGCAATCGGCGATGTTGACCGGCGACTTAAATTCCGGCGGATCTACCATTAACTTTTTTTCTCTTCAGAATATCCTGCGGTCGCAGGGCCCTCGCGAAAGTTTTTGACTTTTCAATTTTGCTGCTGTATAATTTGCACAATAGGGGGACTTTTGAGAGGCGTGCCCCACAATATCCAGTAGCCGCATTCCAAGAGGACACTGCTCATGGCGAAATTCCCCGTCAATCCCCTGAAGTGGTTCCAGAAAAAGGAAGCCGTTTCCCAAGCCTCGCCCCGTCCGCAGGCCTCCACCGCACGACCGGCGGCACAGCCGAAAAAAAGCGGCGGAATCTTCATGCATCTGATTACGCTTCAGAAAAACCTGCAATCCATCGAGCTTGCGCTCCAGCAGCAGATCGAGTGCAACTGGCTCCTGCAAAAGGCCAAGACAATCGTATCCGCCCTGAGGGGCGAGGCTGAAAAAGCGGAAGAAGAGGAGCTTGCGCAGGGCTCAGGCCAGGTGCTCGCATACCTCGACACAGTTCTCGATGGCAGACTCGATTTCGATGAAGAAGGAGTAAGCGTCATCAAAGATTTCGTGATCATTTTCAAAGATGCCCTCGGGGACGCCGCGCCGGGAATCCGCATGTTAAACGTCAATGAACTGGAGGAATGGAATGGCCGGTATCAACGCCTGATGGCCCGAATGAAGCCTGTGGAGGAAAATTCTGCTTCCGAGGTTGAGGGCCCACCTGGTTTCGACGAACAGCCGGTCTCCATTATCGAGATCGATAATATTTTTGAAACTGCCGGCCTTATCGACGGGCAACAGTATCCCGGAGCGAGTGAGGAACGGCAGGATGAGGCGGAGTTTTTAGGGACATCTGAGCAATCGGCCCCCCTCCGAATCGATCCAATACATGCGGACGAAAATCTGATAGAAGCCGATTCAGCCCCGTCCGTCGAAGAAACTGAAGCCGTTCCACCCATTGAGTCAGAAACAGATGCGGAGGTCATACCTTTCAGGCCTCACGAAGCTGTTCCGCCCGTTGAAGAGCCGCCGGAAATAGAGATAGAAGTGATACCGATCGGGGCCGACGAAGCGAACATAAAAGATGTAATTATTCCCGATGCCGAAATGAAGAGCGCGCGCGAACTGTTGGAATCGGATCAGCCGCCTCCTCCGCCCCCGCAACTCGATCCTCCAAAGAGGACCGCAGTGGAAAAAATCGGTGGGCCCGCCGGCAATGGGCAGAGTGGGGTGAAAACTCCCGTCCAGTTGGAAGAGGTCGAGCGGTTGAAAAGAAAACTGCTCCAACTCCACGAGAAGCAGGAGATTCTTTCGACGAAAATGAGCGGCATGCTTGGCGATTTAAAGAAAGCGGTGCGGACGGATCAGAAGCCGCCGGCAGCCGTTTCAATTGAAAAGATGGATATCGATGAGCTTGAAGACCTCATTTTTATCGGCAGGGAAAAAGGATGACGAGAATGACTGAGCGATCGCCAATGGAAGGTTCGCCTATCCAGTCAAAAAAAGTGATCACTGTCGCCGGCTGTAAAGGCGGCGTCGGCAAGAGCATAATTGCCGCCGGTCTTGCGCTCGAATTCGGGAGGGCCGGCAAGAACGTGATTCTTGTCGATGCAGATCTCGGCGGAGCAAACCTGCACACCTACCTCGGGATACAGGCGCCCCGCCTCGTCATCAATGACTACCTTTCCCGCAAGGTACAATCGATGGAGGAGGTCGTTCTGCCGACCGATTACGAAGGAGTGCGCTTCATCAGCAGCGCGGGCAATGTTCCCAGCCTGGCCAATCCGAAATTCGCCCAAAAAATGAAGATTATCAACAGCGTGATGTCGCTCAAGGCCGACATCATTCTCGTCGATATAGGGGCGGGCAGTTCTTACGACGTGATGGATTTCTTCTCGATGACCAACAAAGGCATCCTCGTGACCGTACCCGAACCGACGTCGATCATCAACAGCTACGGATTCGTGAAGAACGTCGTCTATAGGCGATTCAATATTATGTTTCGCCAGTTCCCGCTCGTGATGGACCTGGTCAAGCGGGGAATGAATCCGGACTCGCAGAATGGTATTCCCGCAATCAAGGACCTGCTTGGAGAACTGGCAATTGCAGACCCCGAGAGCTGGCTGAAGGCAAAATCGATGCTTTCGAGCTTCCAGCCCAACATCATTGTGAACATGACCTCATCGGAAAGCGACGCGAAACTGGGTGAAAAACTGAGAGCCATCATCATGAAATATCTCTCGGTGAAAGCCTCTTGCCTTGGTCATGTTCCGGAGGATACATCAGTTCGTGCAGCGGCCAAGAAGATGGTTCCGTTCAGCGTGCTCCAGCCGAATTCGGCCGCCTCACAGTCGGTTCAGACGCTGGTCCAGCGTTTGATGGGTCAAAAAGAAGAAGTATTGGCGGAAAGTACGGCCGCGGTAACGGCGGAAGAGAATGTGGAGACGCCCTCCTAGACGCCGCCGGCTACAGCCGACCGCTTAACGCTGTAAACCCCATCCACTTTCCTGATCGTATAGATGATGCTGTTAAGCTGACTCTGATCGGTCACCTCGATGACGAAATCACAGACGGCGGAGCCGTCCTTCCTGATATACGCAT from Candidatus Abyssobacteria bacterium SURF_5 harbors:
- a CDS encoding L-lactate dehydrogenase yields the protein MVRRAKIVIIGAGAVGSTFAYTLVRVGLFGEIVLVDANRERAEGEAMDLNHGLFFAPHVEIRSGDYADCADAAIVAITAGAKQKPGESRLDLVQRNTEICKQIVANILKYTRDAILLMVTNPVDILTYVAHKVSGLPANRVIGSGTVLDSARFRYMLSEHCNIDPRNVHAYVLGEHGDSEVAAWSLTHIGGIPILQFCSACEINCSVEERKRISDAVRDSAYHIIEYKGATNFAVSLALDNIVGAIVRDSNSVLTVSIPLEGQFGLSNVALSVPAVINQNGVSRILQATLSEDELKGLERSAAALKNVISQLSI
- a CDS encoding MinD/ParA family protein, with the translated sequence MTRMTERSPMEGSPIQSKKVITVAGCKGGVGKSIIAAGLALEFGRAGKNVILVDADLGGANLHTYLGIQAPRLVINDYLSRKVQSMEEVVLPTDYEGVRFISSAGNVPSLANPKFAQKMKIINSVMSLKADIILVDIGAGSSYDVMDFFSMTNKGILVTVPEPTSIINSYGFVKNVVYRRFNIMFRQFPLVMDLVKRGMNPDSQNGIPAIKDLLGELAIADPESWLKAKSMLSSFQPNIIVNMTSSESDAKLGEKLRAIIMKYLSVKASCLGHVPEDTSVRAAAKKMVPFSVLQPNSAASQSVQTLVQRLMGQKEEVLAESTAAVTAEENVETPS